gaccaaatttgtccgaaatccacaatatattacaaaccacacgttcaaaaatacacactattccaagttcacaagttcaatacaAAAAACGACTCCGAAGGCGGCTCACGGCGACTGTGAGGGGTGGGACGCCCCagcgtgcgatcccggcgacggtccaggtggggatggcccgacgtgcgatgccggcgacccttcgacatggttcgacgccgcccccgattgatgctgcaaaaaagataggagattgcacgtgagtgatTAAGATAAAAATATAAGGAgtgtaaagaaaagttgaaaatttcggcagcacctcccatgcacggggaggtttccaaaacctgcaagaaaaacgtcggcacgaaggccgacaaccacatttccggcacgaatgccgacacatcaacaaatccggcacgaaggaTGCTTCACCACAATACCACATAGAAGAGCGGAAAAGAAAGACGACAAAATTGACATGGATATTCCAATGAACAAATAACCTCTCCAAAGATTTTAGAACTACAATTTGGAATTACTAAATTGGCTAATTCAGTTACATGCCACAAGCCAACAGAACCTTGAACTGGAAAGATGCAGAATTTATAACTTTTATAACTAAAAGTCACTACACATGCCAAGATAAGGGTACCTCAAAAATGGTAAGAATACACTTCAGCTTTAGCAGAGTTACATGTCTTGGTTTATAGTAAGTTAGTAACTAAGAAAGtaaaatacttagaaaataatACCAACCAAGTGTATATAGGATCATAAAGGGGTGCACTTTCAGATTACCTTATTGACAATATTCTGGTAAGCAAATCTGAGAGAGTCGATCATCTCTTTGGAGTCAGAGGAGTCAATTTTGATCTTCAAAGTCTCCAACTAACAAAATGCACACCATTTCAGAATTATTTAAAGTAAAATTGTAACTTCAATGGTTGTGCTGATGCATTCATGCAGAGGTACAGCAAGAAAACTAAGTGCAATACATACTTTCCCTCTGTTTGagtttatataaaaaaatgaaGATTAGACTTTTCAAAAGCACCATAGCAACTTGCAAAGGAAAAAATTCCAACAATATAACTTTACTTTCTAGAACAATGTGAGAACAAATAACTAGTTAGCTTTCACAATTTGTACCTTTTGATTAGTTAAATTACAGTCATATAACTCACTGCTGATTAAACCAGTACGCCATGTGAAAGTTCTTCACTGGTGCAAACAATTACATACGATACCATATAATGTGGTTATATGAAATGCAGAAAGGTTTAGCTACCTAAAACTGGTTGTGTTCTCATATTCTACAATATATGATTTGCAGGCAAAGAATAAAATGGATAATACCTCAATAAACAGAGCGCGGACATTTTTCACATCTTTCTCACTTAAATCTAGAAAGACCTGAAAGGTTGACGAAAATTAAATGATTAAGCATAGATCTGTGTGTAGTCAAGAAAAATATCAGTATAACAGGAACTAAGCTCACATAAAAGCTACATCCTAAAGGTTATCTTACTGACTCACTGTGCAAGATCGTCAAAAAGAATCAACAGATCTTCTCAATGTTACAGTTTAAGCATTGCAAAGAAACAAGCATATAGCCAACATAGAAAGGTTCAGAAAACAATTACGAATGAGGCACTGATTCAAAAGGTCTATGCTAGTGATCAAAGGAcctttaactgttgatttaaacaaaattcaaatttactACAGACAGATTCTCAGATTTGAACTGATCGAATGTTTCTAATTTACAGAATAAAATTAATGTATATTTCTTATGTTGATTATAAAAAAACCCACAAGGCTACCTGTTGTCTACGTTTAACAGGCAACTGTGAAAGGACATCTTTCTTCAACCTACGGATCATGACAGTTGCTTTCATCAAATTATGCAGCTCCTCGTGATTGCTAGCACCTTGATACAACCCGAAAAAACCCTGCAAAGTCATGTCGTAATTAGTCACAATTGGCAACAGAAAATGAAGAAAGCAATTTGATAAATCTAGTACTTGCCTCGGGGCCGGGGCTGGGAGCGCCAGGCGGCTTGCCTCGGGGCCGGCCGCAGGGGCCGGGGAGGGGGCGCGCCGGCCAGACGGGCCCCGACGCGCAGGGACAGGGGCGCGCCGGCAGGGCCGCGCCGCCGTCTCGGGCTgcgggggcgcgcggcgcggggggcgagctgcagcggcggcggggggctgcgggggcgcgcggcgcggggcgcGAGCTGCGGGCGGGGGCTgcgggggcgcgcggcgcggggggcgagctgcagcggcggcggggggctgcgggggcgcgcggcgcggggcgcGAGCTGCGGGCGGGTGTGGGGTGGCCGGTTAGGTTTAGATAAGGCCTGctgggccttttttttttttttaagtcttccccgagtgctctgtcctggcactcgggaaagggcctcttccccgagtgccaaggaaggcactcggggaagaaattttgttttttttgttttttctgcctaattttttttgtgaggccttcccacattatttaaaatTCACTGTTtcaatttgggacaattttgaccttttttgttatatttcgttagtttttttcgtttcgttgaatttttttgcatacttcgaatttgaactgcaggtgcatgaaataatgaaatttagtgattcaaaaaattatattaatgatatttggtgtatgtagaggccttatccaggaactcgcattaAATGTCAAGCATCTTGTTGATGTAACATGACGAacaacttgcgggaaaagtgtatttaaattatataaaatccgaacgaagtccgaaaatcacgaaacttgtttgggcgtcgtgttatcgtatgtagaggctatgataaaaaattgagaaggtttcgagcaagttgcgacgtcggatgcctaaaacccagacttCTCCGCATGTGATCACTTGTATAAGCatgcggagatgtctgggttttaggcatccgacgtcgcaacttgctcgaaaccttctcgattttttaccatagcgtctacatgcgataacacgatgcccagacaagtttcgtgattttcggacttcgttcggattttatataatttaaaaacacttttcgcGCAAGTTATTCGTcgtgttacgtcaacaagatgctcgacatttcatgcgaattcctggataaggcctcaacatacaccaaatatcattaatataattttttgaatcaccaaattccattatttcatgcacctgcagttcaaattcgaagtatgcaaaaaaattcaacgaaaccaaaaaaactaacgaaatataaaaaaaaaagtcaaaattgtcccaaatttgaacagggagttttaaataatgtgggaaggcctcacaaaaaaatgagacaaaaaaaacaaaaaaaaacaaaaattcttccccgagtgccttccctggcactcgggaaaggaagcctcttccccgagtgccctgttctggcactcgggaaagggcctcttccccgagtgtcagGAAAGGCACTCagggaagattttttttttaagttttaacggCGTGGGCAGGGTGGACCGTCAAGTAacatgtttctttgccgagtgtcgatcttccccgagtgttgcactcggggaagagggtctttgccgagtgctgctctttaccgagtgccaggatctctgcggcactcgggaaagcctctcttccccgagtgcaattcttccccgagtgcaacactcggggaagattctctttcccgagtgcccgatttttggcactcgggaaAGCCAGCGACACTCGGGGAATTTTACCTCTCCCGTAGTGATGGCTGATTCTTCTTTATAGGAGATTTGTAGCATCTAGCATGTTCCTATTTTAGTTTCTAGTTCGATATAGTTTGTTAGGCCTCTTTGCTCAGTCCAGGTTCCAACTGAGAAAGAAATAAAATTCTTGCAGATGGCAGGAGTTCTCTCATGTCTCCCGGTGGCATACAAGAATATTGCCGTGGCTAATAGGATGAAGAGTTTGAGAGAAAAACTGACAAAACTCAGAAACGAAATTGGTAGCTTTAACTTTATAAAGGGCAGTAGCACTACTACAGAGCTGCCTTATGATGAACGTGAAACAACATCAGATTTGCCTGAAGAACCACTAATAGGAAGGGATGGAGAAAAGCAGGAAATCATAAAGCTGTTATCTGCAAATACCAACAATGATGAGATAGTGATTGTTCCTATCTATGGCCTTGCAGGCATGGGTAAGAGTACTTTGGCACAACTAGTTTACAATGATGCCCAGTTCAAAATGTATGATCATCGTATATGGGTTTATGTGTCCCATGATTTCAATTTGAACAAAATAGGAAGTTCTATAATTTCTCAACTACCAAGCCAAGGAGGTCAACAAAATATGGGAATACAGCAGGTGATAAAACAATGCCTTGAAAACCTATTCCATGGCAAGGAGGTTCTGATTGTTTTAGATGATTTATGGGAGGAAAAAAAAACTGAGTTGGATAAACTAAGAAGGATGCTTTATGTCAAGGGTAGTAAGGTAGATGTCATAGTAACCACACGCAAGGAAGAGATTGCAAGGAAAGTTTCAACCTATGAACCATACAAGCTACGACCTTTGGATGATGCTATATGTTGGGAAATAATTAAGAGATCTAGTAGGTTTGAACTTAAATCCAACCAAGAAAACCTAGAGCAAATAGGTTTGGATATTGCAAAGAAGTGTGGAGGTGTGGCATTAGCAGCTCAAGCAATTGGATTCATGCTACGAAACATAGATGATCTGTCTGGATGGACAAAAATTAATAGCAGTGGTATCTGGAATGGCTCCTCTGAAGATAGTGAAGTGCTTCCATCCTTGAAATTAAGTTACGAAAGGATGCCACCACAGCTAAGGATATGCTTTTCCTTTTGTGCCATATTCCCCAAAGGCCATAATATTATTGAGGATGATTTGGTTCAACAGTGGGTTTCTCTTGGTTTCATCGAGCAATCAAAGGGGAAGGAATATTTCAACAAACTTTTGGGACTGTCCTTCCTTCAAGTTTCGAAGTTGCACTCGGTATGCTACAATACAATTGCCTGAACAATATTTTTCCTGCTTATGATCTATATGTTCTCATACTTGTTTTTTCATATTGTGCATCATCAAACAAACATATTAAGCATGCTGCATGCATAACATACATTACTCCATTTCTAATAATTGCTGCATTCAATTTATGGTTATATTTAAATATTTTCTAATAGCAGTTGTTGGTAATTTATATGTAGATTTGAGAGTATATCTTAGTTTTTTGTAATAGTTAAAATGGGGATTCATATACAAATTTAAGAGGTTAAGTAGATTTGTATCATAATAGCCAGTGGGTAATTAGTTGCAAGTTTTGGGTGACTTTTGATTGCGTTTCATAAAGGCATATGCAGGGAATTTAAATAAAGATTAATAGGTACTTTCTATTGTTGTAAACAATCAGAAAGTTGTGTAAACATTTAGAAAGCACAATTGATTCAGTGGTTAATATTATATACAGTGATTAGAATGTATTGAACTGATGGCTAGATGAATCTATTTTTTATGAGAATTTCTAAGATTTATTTTTTCTAGCATGTATTGTGAGGGATTAACGTGGAGGCTCCATTAGAGACCTCTATTTAGAATAAATAAAACTTATCTTTTATTTTCTGGCACGATATTAGTTGAAACCTAAGATTACAGTATATAAGCTATTGTATTCTAGCTTTCAAATTTTATGTTATTATGAATCTGTATTCTAGCTTTCAACTTTTATGTTATTAGCTCTTTCAATTTTTATCCATGTGTTATATTGAAACTCTAGTGTTTATTGTATTTTTTACTcaagattttcatttttattaAAAGATTCTAGGTCCTAGGCCACACTCCTAGATACTACCACTAGTGGAAAAATgagatctagtcccggttgggaactactagcaatccgggactaaagatgctttagtcccggtttgccacaaccgggactaaagatcctcccagctttaaaaaaaataatgcctcccaccgctgcgccacgtgagattcgaacccaagacctcatgcactgcctcgcgcgtagcttaccaccccacctacacaacacatctaacaatagatgggatgctttccttttgaactaacccattgggggacctttagtcccggttggtgttactaactcattgggggacctttagtcccggttggtgttaccaaccgggactaaagggtcctttagtcccggttggtaacatcaacccggactaaaaggtcaccctttagtcccggttggtcttaccaaccgggactaaaggttggaggacttttagtcccggttggtggctccaaccgggagtaaaggtccacctttagtcccggttggtgtctccaaccgggactaaaggtcccctgccactatGCCGAgggcagtagccgttgggcaggggacctttagtcccggttggagacaccaaccgggactaaaggtctctctagtcccgggcgcaaaaaatgccgggactagagcccattttggcctcagatgaaaggtctgttctctactagtgtacagTGGCATAAAAAGTTGTTTCAGCTTGCATCGCGGCACTCAAGATGTTGAATTTGCTATATCAAAGAATTATATGTGTTGTAGTAACGTTTTACAAAAATATAGAGTGCTTGAATTAAATTATCAGTATGGATATGGAATAATGTTTCAATCAAAatgtataaacttatttaaagtaGTAACTTACAAATTTTATTTTCATGGAGTATTATTATTAAAGTAAATTGTTAGCGTCACTTAGACTAGTATGTGGTTTGTTAAGGCAATGTTTTCCCACCCCTTGATATCCtactaaaataaatatttatcccaATGAATATACATTTACATG
This sequence is a window from Miscanthus floridulus cultivar M001 chromosome 10, ASM1932011v1, whole genome shotgun sequence. Protein-coding genes within it:
- the LOC136487244 gene encoding uncharacterized protein: MVKNREARAPRRAPPQPPAAAAARPPRRAPPQPPPAARAPRRAPPQPPAAAAARPPRRAPPQPETAARPCRRAPVPARRGPSGRRAPSPAPAAGPEASRLALPAPAPRQGFFGLYQGASNHEELHNLMKATVMIRRLKKDVLSQLPVKRRQQVFLDLSEKDVKNVRALFIELETLKIKIDSSDSKEMIDSLRFAYQNIVNKHQSGAASNHVEGSPASHVGPSPPGPSPGSHAGASHPSQSP